CTATCACTTTTAGGATCTGATTAGTGTTAACACCATAGCTCAGATATTGCTCAATTCTGCTCTAGTTATTTCACTAGAACGTAGTTTCCTCACATGGTGGGTAACATACGGCCTTTCAGAAATTTACAGTCCCAGTTAGAAGATTCTATAACTGCAGCAGACCATTTGTAAAAATAGGAAAGCAACTCAACTTTATAAAGCAATGTAAAACATACAGCTTAAAAGCATTTTTATCCTCTCCTATGCTGTGAAATGGGTAGAGCTCATTTTCCCCCCTATTTGGCAGGTGAGGAAATGAGGTTCAGACAGGTTGACTTGCCAGAAGTTGTTTAGATATTATTAATTAGTGCCACATGGAACTTCTGACTCCAGATCCCAGGTTCTTCACAATATACTATTTTGTACCTAATCACTATTGCAGAAATCTTAAtcttttcaaggaaaaaaaaacttcaaaaagtaTTTTGatctaaaaataacttttaacaaGACTCTAATAATTTACCTGTTTCCCAAAATTTCCTATCTTCTGTCTCCCCTTGACAAAAGAAGTAAAcaattaaaagatataaaattaaataggatATGGAAAATTACTCTTCCCTCCTTCATACTTGGCATATGTCACCACTTGCTGTACAAACAGTGCTAGAGGAAATATCCACCCACTTTGCTACATATTATCTGCTCAGTAGCAACTACTACAGTTCACATAAcagttggaaaataagaaaaccaacTGCCAAATAACCTTTCATTTACTATTTCCAGCCTCATTTCCCAGGCTGCTCTCTCTGGGCCCAATGCTTTAGACCTCAGAAATGCCTAATAACAGAGAGGTAAACTAGTATTGCTCTACTTAAATAATATATGGACctatatattttcaaaggaaaataataattgtttattttaaattgagaagaggggagatagtgagacagactcctgcatatgctccaaccaggatccacccggcaacccctatctagggccaatgctagaGTACTAGCTATTTTTAACGCCCGAGGCTAATGCACTCAGACCAatccagctatcctcagcgcctagggccaCTCAACCAACTGAGCccctggatgtgggaggggaagagaagcagatggttgcttctcctgtgcagcaatcaaacccagatgtccatatgccaggctgactctttatccactaagccaccagctAGGAACAGGAAAATAATTCTTTTGGTATCCCCATACCTGatgcaaattatttttgttaaagtttcttaaatatgaataaaacaaacTAGGTATGAACTTTTGATGTTTATAGCTCTTCCTAACAATTAAACTTAGAAATTTGACACAAAACTGTATATTCCTAAGGACCAGCATCAATTTAATATGATGGACAATATTATTTTGTTACAACTAAATTGCTCTCAAAATGGTACTGAGTGTTGTACAGCAAGTGTGTTTAAGTTGGACATACCTATAAGAATATGTGCCATGCGCCACACATGTACTTGCAGAGTTCTTCCTCCCCTATTCACTGCTCCAGTGACTTCACCATGACATCATCCAGCCTTCATCTGGCCCAACGGCAACTTTTACATATTAAGTCTATTTCTACTCTTTTTTCGTTAGTTTGGGACAATTAAAATAGTACTATTATCATCAGTAAACAGATGTGATAAGTAATATATTACTTATGTAGTATTTTTGCCTAAAACATTTAACCTGAATCTAATCGTGAGGAAATATCAGTCAGTCCAGTAAGTGGGATAGTCTACAAGACAAATGATCtgaactcttaaaaaaaagatgaatatggtttttaaaaaggaggaagcCATTCTGGCTTAAAAAGCACTAAAAAGGCATAAAACTAAATGCAACGTGTGAATCTTGGTTAGGTCCTGGACTGGGGGAAATTTATCTACAAAAGATATTTTGGGGACAACTAGAGAAATCTGAATATGGACTTATTATATAATCAGTGTGTATTATTTTAGTGTAATAATGACATTGGGATTATGTAGGAAAATATCCTTATTAGGAATATATGAAGAATTCAGATGTGAAATATTGTGATGCctgtaactttaaaatatttggcaaaaaaactgtgtttgtgtatatatgtatgtatatacacatgtgaGAGAAAAGTAAATATAGCATAATGTTAACAATTGGTGAATCCAGGTTAAGGGTACTTTGGTGTTCATTGTACTATTAAACTTTTCTGAAGGTCTgacaaatttcaaaatgaaaagaaaaatgtagttaTTTGGCACCAAATGCAAACTTACACACTGAAACTAGTTGTAGCACTAGGTTATAAGTCAGTCATTCAGAGCATAGGGAGCAGGGCTTCTCAAACCTAAATATACACATGAATCTCCTGGGGATGTATTACAATGAAGATTCTAACTCAGTGGGTCTGGATGGCATCTGCGACTGCACTTCTAACAAGCTCcaaggtgatgctgatgctgctggtcttcAACCAGATTTGAGTAGCAAGGatcaagaatattttatatattactatttCCTAAATATGctatcaaaatgaaaatacacaaTTAAAAATTCTTGTGCAGAACTTGCAGATTCCTAATAATACCAGAATAAATCTGTGAATCTCAATTTGAGGACACCGAGCTAAATCcattaatatacattttaaacaaaagagagagactaTATTCTGAGTACTAGGAGGCCATAGCCTGTTTTACACCCCACAGTAGTACCTTGTTCCTAGTAAAGTGCTTGGTACATagtgggcactcaataaatatttgttgcatcagaaaataaaaaaatgcagacTGGATTTTGAAGATCAGGGTTCAAGTCTTAGATTTCCTATTAATTACCTGAGTAACTCTGGCCAAGTCAATGACTCttattctcagtttcctcatgggaATGTTATTACATGCTTCACAGGGTTGTTGGGAAGatttatgagaaaaataagatataGCAAAACCTTGACTTACCGATAAAAGTTACTCTCTGGGTCACTGTGCCGAATCTGGAATGGAGCATTGAGATTCTTACAATCTAAAGGCAGGAGGTCATCAGGAAGAGGAGGTGACCCAGGACAAGAGGGGAGAGGCTCACTCTCTTCAGTCTTTATACCTTCTATCTGTTGCTGATTCTGGGCCTGAGCTGTAGCAATGAGGTTACGCAGACGTCGGTTGTGCTGGATCAGCTGAATAGTATGGATGGTGAGGCTGCATGGCTCTGAGGGGATATCCAACATAGTGGGGGGCTTGGGCTTGTTGGCTGAAGGTTGGTGCAGGGGTGGGTCATGGACTTCCACCAGACGGAACTCCCGAGGTAGCAAATCAAAGGAACTTCTGTTGGTCTGGCTTGATGAGATTGGGATCTCTCCCCAGTATCTCAACATTTTGAAGTAAAGAGCTGTCAAGTTAAATGTGGATGATATGCTAAAAGTAGTGTTTTTAAGTCTCTGGCAACTGTAGAGTATAGGCTTCTGAAGTGAAAAATATGAAGTCTAGACAGTTATTTACATAAAAAGTAGGCTGTTCAAGACCACTTAGAAAAATGGCAGTGTCAGCAACACGATAGTACCAAAGATGTCCTCCCTGAAGAAATGAAGCGAAATACAACTGTTACATGACAGTCATGAAATCACACATAATGAAAATCCCTACTGGACTGGACTACAAGGTGGAATTTGGGTTATTAGTAGACTAATGGCTGCAATAGTATCTAGGACTCTTATTTTCTATCCTACTCCCTCCACTAACTCATTATTAGAATTATTCCCAATGCTGAACAATTTGCAAAGCCAGATACTTAATTGAGACCtggattatttctttgagtatctTGAGTCATATGTCCTGGATTAGCAAGTGAAAAAGAAGAGTTAAAAGTGGGAAGAGGTGATTCTCATTCTGTGTGTCAGGTATGGGAATCTTTTAACTGGTCCTGGTGGAAAAGTGTTTCAACCAGTTATCTAAATGGTATTAATGCATTCAATTTCAGACATACAGATAAGAAGAATCTGAGAGATTTCTTCTGACTCCTAACTGGTGTTCCCTTCTTCCAGTTTTTCCTGTGGCTAACTTATGTTTCTCCAGTGTGGTACTACACTCAGTCTTTTAAAAACTCAGATTAATGGCTTCTCACTGCCTATTGGAAAAGCCAGTCAGAATTCTTTGGCctaccattcaaaaaaatattcacaatctGGCTTCAACCCACCTTTTCTTGCTCATtgcttatatttcttttcaaatttaacaAATGCCAGGCATTATGGGAGGAGACAAAGACCAATGCAAGATCCTTGACCTGAGGTGAGGGAGAGGAACATAAAAAGAACATTTCAATATGAAAATGTATGGAAAGTGCTCTCCTGGGGGCACAGACATGGTCCTGTGGAAGTCCAGAGGAGCTTCctagaagaaatgaccatctcgGTCCTAACAATATCATACTAATCAAGTTTCTTGAAGATGACATGCATTTCCCAGTTGACACTTTAAAGAATTTCTCTGCCAGAAACTCCCTGCCACCCATCACATCCCCGCTAGAGTTACCCTCAGGCTTAAGTACAGCCTAAGTCACCACCCTCCATAACCTCCCCAGTTCATCTCTCCCTCCATTGTATTCTCACAGCACAGCATTTATCCCTGGACTTAAACTGTATTTATGCCAGACTTTGCCTTACCTGTTTAATTCAATTTTCCCAACTACCCAACGAAGTAGATACTATTATACTATTTTTCATAAGAGCTGAGGCCCACTGTCTTGCCCACTGTCATAATGGCCAAGGGAGAAAATCAAGACAGGCTCCAGGGTCTGCACTCAACCACTATACCGTGCTGCCTCAATAATtggttttggaaaaaataaaagaaggaacgAATTAATGAAggaatgaagaacaaaataaaattatcgcCCTCTTCCCTAACTTCACCGAAAGCGGTAGGAAGAACAGGTACCAAACCCAAGTAATGCCCAGGTTCCTCGGGAGATCTTCAGCAGGCGCAGGACCAGATCGCAGGGTCCTGGAGCGCCTGATGCCGGGGCAGCTAGGAGGAGAGGAGGTCTGGACTTGGACCACGGCAGGGAGGCGCCGCTATCCACGGCCCGTCGCGGGAGCGTGGCGGGGCAGCTGATCAAGCTCGAAGGGGAAGGCTGGTTTGCGGATTAGTGGTCCAAGGCTGCCGGAAGCGCTTCTTGCAAACAGGCAATGCCATAGGAAGTTCTTACAAGCCACTGTGCAACCTCTAAACATGTCCCCATTCTGATAGCATCCCGAAcatcttctgtttttctcttacgaCCTTCTGGTCATACGCACCTTTTCACGGCGCTCtcttcaccccctctccccccatcgCTGCCCAGAGAAGGCTCTgggagctggggagagggaggcgTGGAGAGGAACGTGAAGACCGAAGGGTGAGGTTTCCCAGGACCAAATTTCGAGCCTGCACCCGATGAAGGATGGCTGATAGTACTTCTCCGTCTGAGTGTTCTGCTTTGCAAGAACTCAATGGAGACTTCAAAAAGCCAGCTCTGCCGTTGCCCCCGGCGGCGAGGGGCAAGATCCCGGCCCCTAATCCTTCAAACCCCGAGGAGGTGCAAGAGAGGCCCACGGCACTGCTGGACCCAGATTCCGGGGAGTCTGACGGCCCTCCGGCTCGGCCCGATAGCGCGGAGACCCGGAGTCCACCGGAGGAGCAGCCGCGGCCCCTCACAGCGGCTCCTGCTCCCGGCGGCCCGGCCCGGGCTCCTCCTTACCAAGAGCCGTCGTGGGGCTGCCCCGCCACGGCCGCCTACAGCCTAGAAGCCCTGAAGGGCGGCACGATCCTTGGCACCCGTAGCTTGAAAGGGACCAGTTACTGCCTTTTCGGGAGGCTGCCTAGCTGCGACGTGTGCCTGGAGCACCCTTCGGTGTCTCGGTACCACGCCGTGCTGCAACACGGGGCGTCCGGCCCGGACGGAGACTGCGACGGCCTCGGGCCTGGCTTCTACCTCTACGACCTGGGAAGCACCCACGGTACCTTTCTCAACAAAACCCGCATCCCACCCCGCACCTATTGCCGGGTCCACGTCGGGCATGTTTTTCGCTTGGGCGGCAGCACTAGGCTCTTTATTCTTCAGGTAAGTAGAAAAACCTAGAATTGAAATTTCTGGAGTTCACCGGGCTTGGGTTCCTGAGCTCCTTAAGCTTTCGCTGAGGAAGGAGATTCTCCTAGTCAGAGATTACATAAGTGAAGAAATGTGGCCCCTCATCTCCAAACCTCAGAACACATTGACATATTCCTGAAAGTCCAATCCTGGACTCTAAAAGAATTCTTTTGCTTGGTTCCTTAGGGACCAGAGGCAGACCAAGAGGCAGAATCGGAGTTGACAGTAACGCAGTTGAAGGAATTGCGCAAGAAGCAGCAAATGATGTTGGAGAAGAAGATGCTAGGAGACGACTCAGATGAAGATGAGGAAATGGATACCactgaaaggaagagaaatactaGTAGTCAAGATGATGAAATGGGCTGCACGTGGGGAATgggtaagaaattaaaattgctgcCAGAGgttaatattttgaaatcattACTAGAGGTATCCTCAAATGTTTATCATGCAACTTTTCATGACTCGTTGAGATAGGACAAATACAGTTTTCACCGGAGGTTACTGAAACCCAGATTCAAAATTGCCCGATTTTTGCCCAAAAAATTGAAGTATGGACATTGGATTTCTTTGAATGTGTTTTACAGTTTACTCCCTTGTTGGAAACTCGTCCTCCGCAATTAGTTTGGtatttttaccatttaaaaaaatatttttttattaaggacTGACTTTGATTACCACTAAAGGGGCTGGTACTATATTTAAACAGATAAATATAGaatgttcttttgaatttttttgtttgttgtataAATATACTGACATGTGAACTATCTCATCAGAGAAAGCTGGTCCCTGAGCCAGCGGAGCTAGGGATGGGTATTCAGGAGTTAGGAATATAAAAAGAAGAGTCCTTAATATGTTGTTGGTAGGACAGGATAAGTGCCAAGCAATATCTAGAAACCATGCTAAAGTAAAGATTTAGAGTATGGAGCAATCGCTGAGGACTTAGATCTGCGATGTGCCACTAGCCATGTGGTTTTATTGGACATTCACAGTGTGGCTAGTCCAAAACAGCATGTGCTGTAAATGTAAAAAACACACTGATTATTAAAGATGTAGTgtgaacaaaaaatgaaaatatctcattgataatatttttatattggtaATAATTgcacctgttgttttttttaaatatgactaCTAGAAGATGTTAGATTACATATGTGACTTTGATTATATCTCTGTTGGGCATCACTGACTTAGATCTTTGGGAAAGTTTATAACCAGAAGGGTCTTTTACTGGGActtgaaggaaaggaaaaaaagctctTAGGCAGTTGAGCATTGGAAGTGGTGTTCAAGGCAGGAGGGTTTGATGATTTTAAGTGAGTAATGAATAAACCAGTCGATTTTGCAGAAATgggaaatattaagaaattttacTGGAGGCAGTGTAGAAACCTAGATGTGAGAGAATGAGGTGGCCAGGCTGAGGAGCTTAGGTTTTTGTTTTCCCCATAGAAAATGTGGTAGGTAATTTAGCTTTTAAAACacagtgaaggagaaaaaaaaaggtgccacaaaaacaagttttaaattgTCACACAATTTAGAAAACCTGAACATGTTGATACTGGTGGACTTTTGGTTGTTGTCCCCCGCCTCTTCTATTAATCACTGATAACTGTGTCTTTATGAAGCCTGAAAGGATGGATAGTGGATGTGATtcaggtggggttttttttgttgttttttttttgacagagacagagtcagagagagggacaggaacagagagaaatgagaagcatcaattctttgttgctgcaccttagttattcattgattgctttctcatatgtaccttgatcaggggggctactgcagagcaagtgaccccttgctcaagccaacgaccttgggctcaagctagcgacctttgggctgaagccagcgaccatgggggtcatatctatgatcccacactcaagctagtgaccccaggctccagctggtgacctcggggtttcaaacctgggtcctttttgtgtcccagtccgacgctccatccactgcaccactgcctggtcaggccaggtggtctcttctttttttttttttttttttgtatttttctgaagttggaaacggggaggcagtcagatagactcctgcatgctggtCTCTTCTTATatctgattcttttctttttctcccaatcCTGTAGGAGAAGATGCAGTAGAGGATGAGGCTGAAGAGAACCCCATTGTTTTAGAGTTTCAGCAGGAAAGGGAGGCCTTTTATATAAAGGATCCGAAAAAGGCTCTCCAAGGTTTTTTTGACCGAGAAGGTATGTAaacagattctgaccctcctggAAGAATGTGCCCACAGCAGTGTTGTTTTCTAGATCTCTAGGTATTTAGAAATGCCATATGTTGTCTGCTGTCTTTCTTGTTAAGTACTTGCCTTGCTGTCAGTTGTGTCaggtttattttgaaaatagtaaaaatcttgTTAGTCTTTCCTCCCATCTTGGAGAAAAGGAAGTTCTTTTTTCTGACTTGCCTCATTCTTCTCAAAAGATCTTAGACTTTGGTGGCAGGAGATTGAACCAacttcttgtgatttttttttctttctaattcacCTTATCTTTTGTAATTCTTAGCATGGCTTTTGATTttataggatttaaaaaataattccacaGAGGATTATTTCATTAGAGATACGTTGAAGGAACAGCTGTGTgtatgtggatgtgtgtgtgtgtttgtgtgtgaatgtgtgaatatatatatgaattggTTGCATTCTGGGCTTAATACTTACCATGCAATTGtgacaataaacaactgaagtctacaacttaataaaaaatgtgaaaatagtaTCAGTGAACAAAGCTATGTGTGGAGAATTGATTGTTTTgatttgagttttctttcttcctgcctcaaGCTCatcctaatttttattatcaaacAATAATCCTTAGGAATAGAACTGAAATTTAGTTTTTAGTGTGGTAGAACAACTTGATATTCTTATTTaacttttgttctctttttcctttgtatCAACTAGTATTTTTAGATCCTGTTGAAattgtcttctctttcttccaaaAGGAGAAGAATTAGAATATGAATTTGATGAACAGGGGCATAGCACTTGGCTCTGCAGGGTGAGGTATGTTCTCTTCTCATTAATGCCCATTTCTGGAAAATGGCTTATTTCAGGTTTATTTATGGTGACAGACAGCAATCCAAAGAGTaactttagttttaattttaggCTGTTCCTGACTTGGGGTCTTGATAGTTTAGTAACACCTATTATGGGGGGGAGGTGGAATGGGTAAGAGGTGGAAGGAAAAGATTTGAAATCTAACCTTGGCAAGATAGAGCAAAATGAAGCAAGATATTGAAaagacatcttaaaaaaaaaatgtgactattACTATAacatataaattcttaaaaatgagAATTGGAGCTTAGTGCTGTGCTGTAATTCTCTCTAAACCAATGCAGATTACCTGTGGATGATTCAACCGGAAAACAATTGGTGGCTGAGGCCATTCactctggaaagaaaaaagaagcaatgatCCAGTGTTCACTGGAAGCTTGTCGAATCCTCGATACTTTGGGATTGCTGCGGCAGGAGGCAGGTGAGTATGCCggaacacttttttctttaaaaaaaaaaaaaagaaggaaggaaggaaattataacATGAAAGGTAATAAAACCTCTTTTTAGTGGGGAAATGTAAATTGTACAGAATTCTATGAAGTGTAAAGATTCCCTATCTCAATACCCTAAGGTAGCCATAGTTTATATTCTTCCTGACAATTTTTATGCATCTAGATGTGTGTTCAGAAGCATTAAACCCTTCattctgaaaatataattattctgGCTTTACTCTTGGTTTTTGGCTGGGAATAGAATTCtaaattggaaataattttacttcACTTCTTTGAAGGCATTGCTCTTTTTGTCTTATATCCAGTGATGCTATCAAAGTCCTAAATTGTTCAGGTTCCTGATttattccccctctctctcactagaaGTATGTAAGAGTTTCCCTTTGTTTTCAATGTTATGAAACTTCACTATGATGTACCTTTCTGTGGGTCTATCCACCCACTATTCTGGGTGCTTGTTGGGTCCTTTTGACCTGgaaaccttggcatttcaggaatATTTCTGGACTTGTACTGTTAATCATTTCATCCctctgttttctctgtttctgtgtaattctgttatttatatatagaatctCTT
The Saccopteryx bilineata isolate mSacBil1 chromosome 3, mSacBil1_pri_phased_curated, whole genome shotgun sequence DNA segment above includes these coding regions:
- the SLC4A1AP gene encoding kanadaptin isoform X1, producing the protein MADSTSPSECSALQELNGDFKKPALPLPPAARGKIPAPNPSNPEEVQERPTALLDPDSGESDGPPARPDSAETRSPPEEQPRPLTAAPAPGGPARAPPYQEPSWGCPATAAYSLEALKGGTILGTRSLKGTSYCLFGRLPSCDVCLEHPSVSRYHAVLQHGASGPDGDCDGLGPGFYLYDLGSTHGTFLNKTRIPPRTYCRVHVGHVFRLGGSTRLFILQGPEADQEAESELTVTQLKELRKKQQMMLEKKMLGDDSDEDEEMDTTERKRNTSSQDDEMGCTWGMGEDAVEDEAEENPIVLEFQQEREAFYIKDPKKALQGFFDREGEELEYEFDEQGHSTWLCRVRLPVDDSTGKQLVAEAIHSGKKKEAMIQCSLEACRILDTLGLLRQEAVSRKRKAKNWEDEDFYDSDDDTFLDRTGLVEKKRLNRMKKAGKIDEKPETFESLVAKLNDAEMELSEISERLKASSKALSESPSQDSLDAFMSEMKSGSALDGVSRKKLHLRTFELRKELQRLKGLIKIVKPAEIPELKKTESHTVDTENKAKKLTLPLFGAMKGGSKFKLKTGTVGKLPPKRPELPPALMRMKDEPEVEEEEEEEEEEVKEEDQEKNLEAGCSRLQQERGPEEAAQETSPATGLMCSEETKQHENMSQYSPVEQNKDYQEISETAASCEQPSASKNEYEKNGNELKKKKIPGPGKLPPTFSSKYPEDDPDYCVWVPPEGQSGDGRTHLNDKYGY
- the SLC4A1AP gene encoding kanadaptin isoform X2 — translated: MADSTSPSECSALQELNGDFKKPALPLPPAARGKIPAPNPSNPEEVQERPTALLDPDSGESDGPPARPDSAETRSPPEEQPRPLTAAPAPGGPARAPPYQEPSWGCPATAAYSLEALKGGTILGTRSLKGTSYCLFGRLPSCDVCLEHPSVSRYHAVLQHGASGPDGDCDGLGPGFYLYDLGSTHGTFLNKTRIPPRTYCRVHVGHVFRLGGSTRLFILQGPEADQEAESELTVTQLKELRKKQQMMLEKKMLGDDSDEDEEMDTTERKRNTSSQDDEMGCTWGMGEDAVEDEAEENPIVLEFQQEREAFYIKDPKKALQGFFDREGEELEYEFDEQGHSTWLCRVRLPVDDSTGKQLVAEAIHSGKKKEAMIQCSLEACRILDTLGLLRQEAVSRKRKAKNWEDEDFYDSDDDTFLDRTGLVEKKRLNRMKKAGKIDEKPETFESLVAKLNDAEMELSEISERLKASSKALSESPSQDSLDAFMSEMKSGSALDGVSRKKLHLRTFELRKELQRLKGLIKIVKPAEIPELKKTESHTVDTENKAKKLTLPLFGAMKGGSKFKLKTGTVGKLPPKRPELPPALMRMKDEPEVEEEEEEEEEEVKEEDQEKNLEAGCSRLQQERGPEEAAQETSPATGLMCSEETKQHASKNEYEKNGNELKKKKIPGPGKLPPTFSSKYPEDDPDYCVWVPPEGQSGDGRTHLNDKYGY